The Phaenicophaeus curvirostris isolate KB17595 chromosome 15, BPBGC_Pcur_1.0, whole genome shotgun sequence genome window below encodes:
- the FGF1 gene encoding fibroblast growth factor 1 isoform X1, producing MAEGEITTFTALTEKFNLPPGNYKKPKLLYCSNGGHFLRILPDGKVDGTRDRSDQHIQLQLSAESVGEVYIKSTKSGQYLAMDTNGLLYGSQLLGEECLFLERIEENHYNTYTSKKHADKNWFVGLKKNGSSKLGPRTHYGQKAILFLPLPVSAD from the exons ATGGCTGAAGGGGAGATCACCACCTTCACCGCCCTGACCGAGAAGTTCAACCTCCCTCCTGGGAACTACAAGAAACCCAAACTCCTCTATTGCAGCAACGGGGGCCACTTCTTACGGATCCTCCCAGATGGCAAAGTGGATGGCACCAGGGACCGAAGCGACCAGCACA tccaGCTCCAGCTGAGTGCGGAAAGCGTGGGAGAGGTGTATATAAAGAGCACCAAGTCTGGGCAGTACCTGGCGATGGACACCAACGGGCTGCTCTACGGCTCG CAGTTACTGGGTGAGGAATGCCTGTTCCTTGAAAGAATCGAAGAAAACCATTACAACACATACACCTCCAAAAAGCACGCAGATAAGAACTGGTTTGTGGGTCTGAAGAAGAACGGGAGCAGCAAGCTGGGGCCACGGACTCACTATGGCCAGAAGGCGATCCTCTTCCTCCCGCTGCCCGTCTCAGCTGACTAA
- the FGF1 gene encoding fibroblast growth factor 1 isoform X2, giving the protein MAEGEITTFTALTEKFNLPPGNYKKPKLLYCSNGGHFLRILPDGKVDGTRDRSDQHIQLQLSAESVGEVYIKSTKSGQYLAMDTNGLLYGSLLGEECLFLERIEENHYNTYTSKKHADKNWFVGLKKNGSSKLGPRTHYGQKAILFLPLPVSAD; this is encoded by the exons ATGGCTGAAGGGGAGATCACCACCTTCACCGCCCTGACCGAGAAGTTCAACCTCCCTCCTGGGAACTACAAGAAACCCAAACTCCTCTATTGCAGCAACGGGGGCCACTTCTTACGGATCCTCCCAGATGGCAAAGTGGATGGCACCAGGGACCGAAGCGACCAGCACA tccaGCTCCAGCTGAGTGCGGAAAGCGTGGGAGAGGTGTATATAAAGAGCACCAAGTCTGGGCAGTACCTGGCGATGGACACCAACGGGCTGCTCTACGGCTCG TTACTGGGTGAGGAATGCCTGTTCCTTGAAAGAATCGAAGAAAACCATTACAACACATACACCTCCAAAAAGCACGCAGATAAGAACTGGTTTGTGGGTCTGAAGAAGAACGGGAGCAGCAAGCTGGGGCCACGGACTCACTATGGCCAGAAGGCGATCCTCTTCCTCCCGCTGCCCGTCTCAGCTGACTAA